A single genomic interval of Candidatus Eisenbacteria bacterium harbors:
- a CDS encoding efflux RND transporter periplasmic adaptor subunit codes for MSASPAGKASRACARGTALALLALLALLGSGCSGKDASVPAASAGGAGAAGARSAGSVAKVHVAPARPAQGNETSFQTFLEAEREAELVAETDGEIVALRVREGQRVREGDTLLVIDDRDERLALRRDQAELAWSRSQVERTQRLSKDGHVSVTEVEQAKLQLDKAEAAVGISQVALSRCAVRAPIAGLVWMVRAEPHHRVSVGQPLLRVTNPDRLRASAYLPASMRGRVRAGSRVRLEPARGGEAIEAEVSRVDPLTDPASGTFKAVARFRRLPSHPEAGSEVRFVVPGPADEAALLLPMNTILLADGDSTWVWRCDGDRVRRSPVLLGPTRRDGFEIVSGLPSGARVVTGSDRPLRDGAVVEVVDAR; via the coding sequence GTGAGCGCATCCCCTGCGGGCAAGGCCTCGCGAGCCTGCGCTCGAGGGACGGCTCTGGCGCTGCTGGCGCTCCTGGCCCTCCTGGGATCGGGATGCTCGGGAAAGGACGCTTCGGTTCCGGCGGCCTCGGCCGGAGGGGCAGGCGCGGCGGGCGCCCGGTCCGCCGGTTCGGTCGCGAAGGTGCACGTGGCGCCCGCGCGTCCCGCGCAGGGGAACGAGACCTCGTTCCAGACGTTCCTCGAGGCCGAGCGCGAGGCCGAGCTGGTCGCCGAGACCGACGGAGAGATCGTCGCTCTTCGCGTGCGCGAGGGCCAGCGCGTCCGGGAGGGGGACACGCTCCTCGTGATCGACGACCGGGACGAGAGGCTCGCGCTCCGCCGCGACCAGGCCGAGCTCGCCTGGTCCCGTTCCCAGGTGGAGCGGACGCAGCGCCTCAGCAAGGACGGGCACGTGAGCGTGACGGAGGTCGAGCAGGCGAAGCTCCAGCTCGACAAGGCGGAGGCCGCGGTCGGCATCTCCCAGGTCGCGCTCTCGCGGTGCGCCGTCCGCGCCCCGATCGCGGGCCTCGTGTGGATGGTGCGCGCCGAGCCGCACCATCGAGTCTCGGTGGGACAGCCCCTCCTGCGCGTCACGAACCCGGATCGTCTCCGCGCGTCGGCCTATCTGCCGGCCTCGATGCGCGGACGCGTTCGCGCGGGCTCGCGGGTGCGCCTCGAGCCCGCGCGGGGAGGCGAGGCGATCGAGGCGGAGGTGAGCCGCGTCGATCCTCTGACCGATCCCGCGAGCGGCACCTTCAAGGCGGTGGCGCGCTTCCGGCGGCTCCCGTCCCATCCGGAGGCGGGCTCCGAGGTGCGGTTCGTCGTGCCCGGCCCGGCCGACGAGGCCGCCCTGCTCCTCCCGATGAACACCATCCTCCTCGCCGACGGGGATTCCACCTGGGTCTGGCGGTGCGACGGCGACCGCGTCCGGCGATCGCCCGTCCTCCTCGGTCCGACGCGAAGGGACGGATTCGAGATCGTGTCCGGACTCCCGAGCGGCGCGCGCGTCGTGACGGGGAGCGATCGACCGCTCCGGGACGGCGCCGTCGTGGAGGTCGTGGACGCGCGGTGA
- a CDS encoding HlyD family efflux transporter periplasmic adaptor subunit — MKGHPKLRDGLVIRKVAEGDDVAYTVCDAARNQYFRIDPYTRLVAAHLDGRRSLAEVSRLCQDEMPHNDLSLPVVEEAVHDLDAIGLLEDPYRKNLLLLERAKASRPRLMDFFHNMLNWQVGIWDPDPFLNRTVDRVRWLFHPALALAVTAGLLWSLWLVFVNRHRVSFDPTHLLGIGDGGSALGGILMLLLILTVVGAVHEFGHAYACKHFGGPVHRMGFMLMYFGPCFFVDVSHSMLFENRWHRIWVAMGGIYFESFITIIAAVLWAVTPPELYLNDLSYRVMMMGLVMGVLLNLNPLLKFDGYYVLSDLLQISQLREQALPYVRNVVKGWFRRDAAPTERVVGIRRRRAYLIYGLLTFAYSYVVIVCFFEWLRVTLVGAWAETGFFLTACMVALFVRKPVTNGVMKAAEAARRPTPRFLPWAIGIAAILVLALFVRTPAHVSAEARYTSSEREAIRAEEPGRVAAVLVREGDRVFPLQAVAVLENDSVVAAWQGALVRSRESAMALGQAMDRSDPALYRTADAQGRAALAVEGRLSEARSRLVLAARAGGIVVTARTEELLGERLDPGDTLLVLSNEERYEVECDVRETDVGWVEAGGKVELRMRGNPGRKLEGTVERVYSVPRRGPEGRARFRAVVRLTEPAPDLRLGETGIARIEIGNQNVYERIGNVWARLVRADFWL, encoded by the coding sequence GTGAAGGGGCACCCGAAGCTTCGAGACGGGCTCGTGATTCGCAAGGTGGCCGAAGGAGACGACGTCGCCTATACGGTCTGCGACGCCGCCCGGAACCAGTACTTCCGCATCGACCCCTACACGCGCCTCGTCGCGGCGCATCTCGACGGCCGCCGGTCCCTCGCCGAGGTCTCCCGGCTCTGCCAGGACGAGATGCCGCACAACGATCTGTCGCTCCCCGTCGTGGAGGAGGCGGTCCACGATCTCGACGCGATCGGCCTCCTCGAGGATCCGTACCGGAAGAACCTGCTGCTCCTCGAGCGGGCCAAGGCGAGCCGTCCCCGTCTCATGGATTTCTTCCACAACATGCTCAACTGGCAGGTGGGAATCTGGGATCCGGATCCGTTCCTGAACCGGACCGTCGACCGCGTGCGGTGGCTCTTCCATCCGGCGCTCGCGCTCGCCGTGACGGCGGGGCTCCTCTGGAGCCTGTGGCTCGTGTTCGTGAACCGCCATCGGGTGAGCTTCGACCCCACGCACCTCCTCGGGATCGGAGACGGCGGGAGCGCGCTCGGGGGCATCCTGATGCTCCTCCTCATCCTCACGGTCGTGGGAGCGGTGCACGAGTTCGGGCACGCGTACGCGTGCAAACACTTCGGCGGGCCCGTGCACCGGATGGGGTTCATGCTGATGTACTTCGGCCCCTGCTTCTTCGTCGACGTGTCGCATTCGATGCTCTTCGAGAACCGCTGGCACCGGATCTGGGTCGCCATGGGCGGGATCTACTTCGAGTCGTTCATCACGATCATCGCGGCGGTGCTCTGGGCCGTCACCCCGCCCGAGCTCTACCTCAACGATCTCTCCTACCGCGTGATGATGATGGGGCTCGTCATGGGGGTGCTCCTGAACCTGAATCCGCTCCTCAAGTTCGACGGGTACTACGTGCTGAGCGATCTCCTCCAGATCAGCCAGCTCCGCGAGCAGGCGCTCCCGTACGTCCGCAATGTCGTGAAGGGATGGTTCCGGCGGGACGCGGCTCCCACGGAGCGCGTGGTCGGGATTCGCCGCCGGCGCGCGTATCTGATCTACGGTCTCCTGACCTTCGCGTACTCGTACGTCGTGATCGTGTGCTTCTTCGAGTGGCTCCGCGTGACGCTGGTCGGCGCGTGGGCCGAGACCGGGTTCTTCCTCACCGCGTGCATGGTCGCGCTCTTCGTCCGGAAGCCCGTGACGAACGGAGTCATGAAGGCCGCCGAGGCGGCGCGCCGTCCGACGCCACGATTCCTTCCCTGGGCGATCGGGATCGCGGCGATCCTCGTCCTCGCGCTCTTCGTCCGCACGCCGGCCCATGTGAGCGCCGAGGCGCGCTACACGAGCTCCGAGCGGGAGGCGATCCGCGCCGAGGAGCCCGGGCGCGTGGCCGCGGTTCTGGTACGGGAAGGAGATCGCGTCTTCCCGCTCCAGGCGGTGGCCGTGCTCGAGAACGACAGCGTGGTCGCCGCGTGGCAGGGCGCGCTCGTCCGCTCGCGGGAGAGCGCGATGGCGCTCGGGCAGGCCATGGACCGCTCGGATCCCGCCCTCTACCGGACCGCGGACGCGCAGGGCCGCGCCGCGCTCGCCGTGGAAGGACGCCTCTCGGAGGCTCGCTCGCGGCTCGTGCTCGCGGCGAGGGCCGGAGGGATCGTGGTGACGGCGCGCACGGAGGAGCTCCTGGGGGAACGCCTCGATCCGGGAGACACGCTCCTCGTCCTGTCGAACGAGGAGCGATACGAGGTCGAGTGCGACGTTCGCGAGACCGACGTCGGATGGGTCGAGGCCGGAGGGAAGGTCGAGCTCCGGATGAGGGGCAACCCGGGACGCAAGCTCGAGGGAACGGTCGAGCGGGTCTACTCCGTCCCCCGGCGCGGTCCGGAGGGCCGGGCGCGATTCCGCGCGGTGGTGCGGCTCACCGAGCCGGCACCGGACCTTCGTCTCGGCGAAACCGGGATCGCGCGGATCGAGATCGGAAACCAGAACGTGTACGAGCGGATCGGAAACGTCTGGGCCCGCCTCGTTCGCGCGGACTTCTGGCTCTGA
- a CDS encoding efflux RND transporter periplasmic adaptor subunit, with translation MTRHPSRPRRDRSSRARTSGDILAAVTTRALALQEVALALAEHETPEEMAAALLPTVAGAVGAREAALLVSEPGDAFRMAATHGVPGDLAGAVEESAVEQAAASVAANTGHPLLGAEIEQDESFVEWRERQAPPEGEPSEGDGEGSAAAGARPYFELYAPLQAHDAVVGVLALGRRADGQDFTDEDLIFIEHVGSGVAVALSRSHLDLENRRKIEMLRALARFTGEITSTLDLNRVLHTVANTTEAVIDRDRALVVLVEAGGLKVRAVSDKVTVEVNEAEVLGVREVLDVIHRRKGRLRVTVESVADESSEVPDREVFARYFEAGEMQSILVLPLQDEEGLLGYLVLESRDPAGFGDAAAEEFLGILSGSVSVAIRNADLYRRVPMVGFLAPIAGQRRRLAAMSPNRRRIILGATAAATLFLVAVPLPRHAAGPALVRPSEVLPVVALAPGIVEQVYASGGDEVVAGAPIAALRNRESDARLAEAEAELSIAERRAAEATERRDPAEARRWSLQAKNLSGWMSYARSEGADQRLAAPVTGSILTPRIGERVGEMMERGDALCEIARLDPVHVEVQVSEEDIGDLAPGGVARVKVLAYPDRQFRGKVLTIAPEGSGPAGKPSSFTVTVECANPDLDLLAGMTGRAKVEAGWTPWLWSTLRPLGRALRMNFWF, from the coding sequence ATGACCCGGCACCCTTCCCGTCCACGCCGAGACCGCTCGTCCAGGGCCCGGACCTCCGGCGACATCCTGGCCGCCGTCACCACGCGCGCGCTCGCGCTCCAGGAGGTCGCGCTCGCGCTCGCCGAGCACGAGACTCCCGAGGAGATGGCCGCGGCGCTGCTGCCCACCGTCGCGGGAGCGGTCGGAGCTCGCGAAGCCGCGCTCCTCGTCTCGGAGCCGGGGGATGCGTTCCGCATGGCGGCGACCCATGGCGTCCCCGGGGATCTTGCCGGAGCGGTCGAGGAGAGCGCGGTGGAGCAGGCGGCCGCGAGCGTGGCGGCGAACACAGGGCATCCTCTCCTGGGCGCGGAGATCGAGCAGGACGAGTCCTTCGTCGAGTGGCGGGAGCGTCAGGCTCCCCCCGAAGGAGAGCCGAGCGAAGGGGACGGCGAGGGATCGGCGGCTGCCGGGGCGCGGCCCTACTTCGAGCTCTACGCGCCGCTTCAGGCCCACGACGCGGTGGTCGGCGTGCTCGCCCTGGGACGGAGGGCCGACGGGCAGGACTTCACCGACGAGGATTTGATCTTCATCGAGCACGTGGGATCCGGCGTGGCCGTGGCGCTGAGCCGGAGCCATCTCGACCTGGAGAACCGGCGGAAGATCGAGATGCTCCGTGCCCTGGCCCGCTTCACCGGCGAGATCACGTCGACGCTGGACCTGAACCGCGTGCTCCACACGGTCGCCAACACGACCGAGGCCGTCATCGATCGCGACCGGGCCCTGGTCGTGCTCGTCGAGGCGGGCGGCCTCAAGGTGCGCGCCGTGAGCGACAAGGTCACCGTCGAGGTGAACGAGGCCGAGGTGCTCGGGGTCCGGGAAGTCCTCGACGTGATCCACCGCCGGAAGGGGCGCCTCCGTGTCACCGTGGAGTCGGTGGCCGACGAGTCATCCGAGGTTCCCGACCGGGAGGTCTTCGCCCGCTACTTCGAGGCGGGGGAGATGCAGTCGATCCTGGTCCTTCCGCTCCAGGACGAAGAGGGCCTCCTGGGCTACCTGGTCCTCGAGTCCCGCGACCCGGCCGGCTTCGGGGACGCGGCCGCCGAGGAGTTCCTGGGAATCCTGAGCGGATCCGTGTCGGTGGCGATCCGGAACGCGGATCTCTACCGCCGCGTGCCGATGGTCGGCTTTCTCGCCCCCATCGCCGGGCAGAGGCGGCGGCTCGCGGCCATGAGCCCGAACCGGCGCCGGATCATCCTCGGAGCCACCGCAGCGGCGACTCTCTTCCTCGTGGCCGTGCCGCTTCCGCGCCACGCCGCGGGACCGGCGCTCGTCCGGCCCTCCGAGGTGCTCCCGGTCGTCGCGCTCGCCCCGGGCATCGTCGAGCAAGTCTACGCTTCGGGAGGGGATGAGGTCGTGGCCGGCGCCCCCATCGCCGCGCTCCGGAACCGGGAGTCGGACGCCCGCCTCGCCGAGGCGGAGGCCGAGCTGTCGATCGCGGAGCGCCGCGCGGCCGAGGCCACGGAACGGCGCGACCCCGCGGAGGCGCGGCGCTGGTCGCTCCAGGCGAAGAACCTCTCCGGGTGGATGAGCTACGCGCGATCCGAGGGAGCCGACCAGCGGCTCGCGGCACCCGTCACGGGCTCCATCCTCACGCCGCGGATCGGCGAGCGCGTCGGAGAGATGATGGAGCGCGGCGACGCGCTCTGCGAGATCGCCCGGCTCGACCCGGTCCACGTCGAGGTCCAGGTCTCCGAGGAGGACATCGGGGATCTCGCGCCGGGTGGAGTCGCGCGCGTGAAGGTGCTCGCGTACCCCGATCGCCAGTTCCGCGGCAAGGTCCTGACCATCGCGCCCGAGGGATCGGGTCCCGCCGGGAAACCTTCTTCGTTCACCGTGACGGTCGAGTGCGCGAATCCCGATCTGGATCTCCTCGCGGGAATGACCGGGCGCGCGAAGGTCGAGGCGGGATGGACCCCCTGGCTCTGGAGCACGCTTCGCCCGCTCGGACGCGCGCTGCGGATGAATTTCTGGTTTTGA